One Prosthecochloris marina DNA window includes the following coding sequences:
- a CDS encoding calcium-binding protein → MVEKKYESEENNLIAPENNGLDQLVEAIQNDPGLEGRISQQDIEGGAKAAAAMNDIITEAVEATGAMDDGIISGDDVREINTYIRTNYQQEWIDLHGDDENGVETGFHLVQNDGAALRYRGDNLINTVADGIYHLGFEIQGDYILNEDGDQNASVDQVAEWLTQFYTDHSTTGTGLDRITDTVMADKGLDKNITDEEIAEAADTANRMNEIIDEAIRETGVAEDKKISADDIVLINQYIQGNYHDEWVELHGDDENGIETGFHLVQNDGASTRMFGENFVNTVADGIYHLGFDIEGDYILNEDGNRNASLEDLASWVQYYYVDQSDTGTGLDRLTDAVKTDPGLARNTDADDINTGADAANRMNEIIVEAIENTGVAGDGRISVDDVRTINAYIREHHLDEWTELHGDDFDNGDETGFHLVQNDGSNIQFRGDNLINTVADGIYHLGFEIEGDYILNEDGDQNANLGDLATWLNYYYLDKEIIYGSEEADTVRGLNHAEEVHARGGDDKVYLDAGDDIADGGDGNDVLFGGAGNDILIGGSGDDKLYGQEGKDIIAAQEGNDYIRGGDDDDYLHAGSGNNRIYGGDGNDVLIAEDGDDIMHGDDGDDTFAGGSGDDKLYGGNGDDSLDAGEGNNKIYGGAGNDTITAGDGHDTMSGDDGIDTITGNGGDDKLYGGTGNDLLYGGTGDDYLYGQDDNDTLLGEEGDDYLNGGNGDDHLDAGEGNNKIYGGAGNDTITAGDGHDTMSGDDGIDTITGNGGDDKLYGG, encoded by the coding sequence ATGGTAGAAAAAAAATATGAAAGTGAGGAAAACAACCTCATTGCGCCCGAGAACAATGGCCTCGATCAGCTTGTCGAAGCAATTCAGAACGATCCAGGGCTTGAAGGCAGAATTTCACAGCAAGATATAGAAGGCGGAGCCAAAGCCGCTGCAGCCATGAACGACATCATCACCGAAGCTGTCGAGGCAACCGGAGCGATGGATGACGGAATAATATCCGGAGATGATGTACGGGAGATCAATACCTATATCAGGACAAACTACCAGCAGGAATGGATCGACTTGCACGGTGATGACGAAAACGGTGTGGAAACCGGGTTCCACCTGGTCCAAAACGACGGGGCAGCCCTGCGATACCGTGGAGACAATCTGATAAACACGGTTGCTGACGGCATCTATCATCTCGGCTTTGAAATTCAGGGGGACTATATTCTCAATGAAGACGGTGACCAGAATGCTTCGGTTGATCAGGTTGCAGAGTGGCTGACGCAGTTCTACACCGACCACTCGACAACGGGTACCGGCTTGGATAGAATCACCGATACGGTCATGGCAGATAAAGGGCTTGACAAGAACATCACCGATGAGGAAATTGCCGAAGCCGCCGACACAGCCAACCGAATGAATGAAATCATCGATGAAGCCATCAGGGAAACCGGTGTTGCCGAAGACAAAAAGATCTCGGCCGATGATATCGTCCTCATCAACCAGTACATTCAGGGTAATTATCACGATGAATGGGTAGAACTTCACGGAGATGATGAAAATGGAATTGAAACCGGGTTCCACCTGGTTCAAAACGATGGCGCTTCTACACGGATGTTCGGTGAGAACTTCGTCAATACGGTGGCCGACGGCATTTACCACCTGGGATTCGATATAGAAGGAGATTATATCCTCAATGAAGACGGCAACCGCAATGCAAGTCTCGAGGATCTCGCCAGTTGGGTACAGTATTACTATGTCGACCAGTCGGATACCGGCACCGGTCTCGACCGGCTCACCGATGCGGTAAAAACCGATCCCGGCCTGGCCCGAAACACCGACGCCGACGACATCAATACAGGCGCTGATGCGGCAAACAGGATGAATGAAATCATCGTCGAAGCTATTGAAAACACCGGAGTAGCCGGTGACGGAAGGATTTCGGTAGACGATGTACGAACCATCAATGCTTATATCCGCGAGCATCATCTCGACGAATGGACCGAACTCCATGGTGATGATTTCGACAACGGCGACGAAACTGGCTTCCATCTTGTGCAAAACGATGGCAGCAACATACAGTTTCGTGGCGACAACCTGATCAACACGGTTGCTGACGGCATCTATCATCTTGGGTTTGAAATCGAAGGCGACTACATCCTCAACGAAGACGGAGACCAGAATGCAAATCTCGGCGATCTGGCAACATGGCTCAACTACTACTACCTGGACAAAGAGATTATCTACGGCTCAGAAGAGGCCGACACTGTCAGGGGCCTGAACCATGCCGAAGAAGTCCATGCAAGAGGGGGAGATGACAAAGTCTACCTTGACGCCGGTGATGATATTGCCGATGGGGGCGATGGCAATGATGTTCTCTTCGGCGGTGCCGGAAACGACATCCTTATCGGAGGAAGCGGGGATGATAAGCTCTACGGTCAGGAAGGAAAAGACATCATAGCGGCACAGGAAGGTAACGATTATATCCGCGGCGGTGATGACGATGACTACCTGCATGCCGGTAGCGGCAACAACCGGATCTACGGTGGAGACGGGAACGATGTGCTGATCGCTGAAGACGGCGATGATATAATGCATGGGGATGATGGTGACGATACGTTTGCGGGAGGGAGTGGTGACGACAAGTTGTATGGGGGTAACGGCGACGACAGCCTCGATGCCGGAGAAGGAAACAACAAAATATACGGCGGTGCCGGGAACGATACCATCACTGCCGGTGACGGTCACGACACCATGAGCGGTGACGACGGCATCGACACCATCACCGGAAATGGCGGTGATGACAAGCTCTACGGCGGAACCGGCAACGACCTTCTCTACGGGGGAACCGGCGACGACTACCTCTATGGGCAGGATGATAACGATACGCTCCTTGGTGAAGAGGGTGACGACTATCTCAACGGCGGGAACGGCGATGATCACCTTGACGCCGGAGAAGGGAACAACAAAATATACGGCGGTGCCGGGAACGATACCATCACTGCCGGTGACGGTCACGACACCATGAGCGGCGATGACGGTATCGACACCATCACCGGAAACGGCGGTGATGACAAGCTCTACGGCGG